Sequence from the Bacteroidales bacterium genome:
AAAACCGATACCCCGCTCTGGGTTCCCAGCCAGAGATTGTGGTGCCGGTCCTGGATGATCTTATAAACAGTTGACTGGGAAAGACCATCTGCTACGCCGTAATTATCAAAAAAATAAGTTTGCCCCGATGCATTCGGGGAAAAAAGAAAGGCTAAAATGATTACTGCCGCTTTCAGGCATACCGTCCCGATACAAAGCCGGCGTCTTTTCTCATGGTCCGTCCGGTTCTTTTTGCTGACATGCACGTGGCATGAACCGGTATCAGGGCACTTCATCGCTTAAGAATGAAGAAAAAGGTGCCGTTTTCATCGGTCAATCCGGCGATCTTCCCAAACTGGGGCTTCTGTTGGTTGTTTCTAACAACAGCCTGCGTAACCTTATTGACAATCAGCTCTATAGGAATGCAGGAGTTGGGATTGTTGACCAGGGTATTGGCAAAAGTTTTAGTAAACTGACTGTTGTCAACGGCCAGTTCATAACCGGCTGAAGAAAACACCTGGCTTGAACGGAATTTGGTTGCCTGCCAGTCGTTGCAACTTCTGATTTCCGGAGCCGACCGCATGGCCTGATAGAAGGTAGGGCCTGATTCGCAGGCATCAGTAACCAGCAGAATGTGCGTCAGGTTCGTATAGGACTGCAAGGCCGCCCGGAGAGAATTAATGTTGTAGTATGTAAATTCATCGTCCCTTGCTGCATCCACTGGAATCCAGTACCCTGTTTCATTGATAAATTTCCCGTGGCCTGCATACCATATCAGCAGGGAATTAACCCGGTTACTTCTTACCAGATCGCGCAGTTCAATGGCAAAGAACCTTTCCATGTCTTTCTTTGTCATGTTCTTCTTCTGAATGACATTATGAACGCTGTATTTGGCAAGAGCAGCCCTCATCATGCTTACATCCTTGGTTGGCCCCTCCAGGCTGGCAAAACTGGTATAATCAGAATTCTCAATGAATACAGCCCAGGTTTTCCCCATGGGATTATCAGAAGAAATACTGGCCGCCTCCCGATTTAACTTATATTGCAATTCCCTCGTGTTGCCGTAAATGTCAGTGGCTGTTACCGTAATGGAATTTTTGTTAAAAATATTCACAGTGGCGGCAAAGGAAGGATTCGGATCATTGGGGCGGTAGCTGGCAGATACACCTTCGATCAGAATCGACTTAATCGGGCTTTCGTCCTTAATGTTTCCTTCAACATACAGATTGGGATCATCGGAATCAAGGTAGATCTGCCCGTCATCCGATGCATAGGGAGCAAGCAGTGTTACAATCGGCGGATCAACTTCCGTGCGCTGCACAGTGATTTTTTCCACCATGGTGTTGTTGTAAACATCCATGGCACTGATGACAATCACTGAATCATTAAGGGCCACGGGAACAGAAAAGGTGACCTTTCCATCGGCCACTTCAACGGGTATTTTTTCATAATTCACCGTAACAGTGCTTATGTCGCTCTGATCAGTGATTTCACCCGAGATCTTAATTTCATTGACATTTCTGGGAGCCGTAATTACCCCCTTTGCAACCGGCAACGGATCAATAAGACGCAGTAAAGGTTTTTCGTTTTCCCTTTTCAGTTCAAACAGTTTGCTTTTTATTCCATCCAGCCACGTTGGCCGTATCTCACTTTTCGCTACCAGTGCCACCAGGGTTTCATAATCCTTGACAGCAGATTTTTTATCGCCGATTTCCTCAAAACATCCGGCCCTTTCGCGCAGTGCATCCACATTTCCCGGTTCCATCAGCAAAACTTTGTTGAAATCGCTTATCGCATTCTGAAACTGGGTGAAACTTTTGTAATACATGGCCCGCATGTAATACAAATTGCTGTTGTTAGGGTTGATCAGAATAGCCTTCGACAGGTCGTTGATGGCACTCGGGTATTCCAGTTTTGACTGGTAAATCCGGCTTCTTACTATATAGGATTCAACGCTGTTCGGATCAATCTTCAGGGCTTTGTTGATGGTTTCCATGGCGGCATCGGCCTGGTTCATCCTGAGTTGCAGCCCTGCCAGAGAAATATACGCATCCACATACGTATTCAGCAACGAAATTGCCTGCTGGTATTTGGCCTGAGCCTGCATTCCCTGCCCCATGCTGTCGAGGGCAATTCCAGACAGATAGGCATATTCCGCATTTTCCTTCAAAGCCAGAGCGGCCCGGCAGGCCTCCGTCAGCTTCTGATAGTCCCGCAAAGCATACAAGGCTTTGATTTTATAATCAATGGCTTCGGGATGCTTGGGCTTGATCTGCAAAACCTTGTCCATCCACTGGGCTGATTCACGATACTTTTTCAACGTATAATACAACCGTCCGGCATTGAATGCCACCGTTTCATCTTTTGGCCTGAAGGAAAAGGCCCGGACATAATCTTCTGCCGCTTCATTCAACTGCTCCGACTTTTCATAAGCCT
This genomic interval carries:
- a CDS encoding tetratricopeptide repeat protein; this encodes MKRICFFLVLFFFAFLGSSFSQNARQYMKAGKEFLKNAHYADAIVQFTKAIELSPTDEEAYLGRAEAYEKSEQLNEAAEDYVRAFSFRPKDETVAFNAGRLYYTLKKYRESAQWMDKVLQIKPKHPEAIDYKIKALYALRDYQKLTEACRAALALKENAEYAYLSGIALDSMGQGMQAQAKYQQAISLLNTYVDAYISLAGLQLRMNQADAAMETINKALKIDPNSVESYIVRSRIYQSKLEYPSAINDLSKAILINPNNSNLYYMRAMYYKSFTQFQNAISDFNKVLLMEPGNVDALRERAGCFEEIGDKKSAVKDYETLVALVAKSEIRPTWLDGIKSKLFELKRENEKPLLRLIDPLPVAKGVITAPRNVNEIKISGEITDQSDISTVTVNYEKIPVEVADGKVTFSVPVALNDSVIVISAMDVYNNTMVEKITVQRTEVDPPIVTLLAPYASDDGQIYLDSDDPNLYVEGNIKDESPIKSILIEGVSASYRPNDPNPSFAATVNIFNKNSITVTATDIYGNTRELQYKLNREAASISSDNPMGKTWAVFIENSDYTSFASLEGPTKDVSMMRAALAKYSVHNVIQKKNMTKKDMERFFAIELRDLVRSNRVNSLLIWYAGHGKFINETGYWIPVDAARDDEFTYYNINSLRAALQSYTNLTHILLVTDACESGPTFYQAMRSAPEIRSCNDWQATKFRSSQVFSSAGYELAVDNSQFTKTFANTLVNNPNSCIPIELIVNKVTQAVVRNNQQKPQFGKIAGLTDENGTFFFILKR